A genomic segment from Ananas comosus cultivar F153 unplaced genomic scaffold, ASM154086v1, whole genome shotgun sequence encodes:
- the LOC109705351 gene encoding G-type lectin S-receptor-like serine/threonine-protein kinase LECRK3 produces MVMDATNPSLLFLLLLLLLLLGRGLSLVAAGSYQNLTVGSSLSSSGPNSSLSSPSGDFAFGFWPLDANSSLFLLAVWFNATSPQVVVWFATNNTNPVQVPAKSTLQLTQAGQLSLFDSNGQGVWSPNAANAIGVSLLDSGNLVLYDSSGDLPWQSFQNPTDTILPGQSLGENSELRSKLTSSDFSPGRFELAVQSDGNLVLYPIAIPTGNVYRAYWASGTQYDKKLQLVFNSSGSLYYQVENSSQTSLTSAAIYSPTDFYERATLDPDGALRLYVYPKNNNNNSGSTNTWTVIGMLPTNPCQTIQADNNGGGGACGFNAYCNFDDNQSMRLNCECVLGCKFIDTNRTYLGCIPDFTVQSCDEYQSNQYMFNEMPNMDWPGNSYEHYTPTDEDTCRALCLADCLCSAAVFQG; encoded by the coding sequence ATGGTTATGGATGCAACAAACCCTTCTCTTctattcctcctcctcctcctcctcctcctcctcggccgaGGGCTCTCATTAGTCGCGGCAGGATCTTATCAAAACCTGACCGTGGGCTCCAGTCTCAGCTCGTCGGGCCCCAACTCCTCCCTTTCCTCTCCGTCTGGTGACTTTGCGTTCGGCTTCTGGCCTCTCGACGCCAACTCCTCCCTTTTCCTTCTTGCCGTGTGGTTCAATGCCACCTCACCGCAAGTCGTCGTTTGGTTCGCCACCAACAACACCAATCCGGTGCAGGTGCCTGCAAAGTCGACCCTCCAACTCACCCAGGCCGGCCAGCTCTCACTTTTCGACTCGAACGGTCAGGGAGTCTGGAGCCCAAATGCAGCTAATGCGATCGGTGTTAGTCTCCTCGACTCCGGCAACCTCGTTCTCTATGATAGTAGCGGAGACCTTCCGTGGCAAAGCTTTCAAAATCCAACCGACACGATCCTCCCCGGTCAGTCCTTGGGCGAGAACTCAGAACTCCGATCCAAATTGACCAGCTCGGACTTCTCCCCAGGCCGGTTCGAGCTAGCAGTCCAGAGCGATGGCAATTTGGTCTTATACCCGATCGCCATTCCCACCGGCAACGTGTACAGAGCCTATTGGGCCTCCGGTACCCAATACGACAAAAAATTACAACTCGTCTTCAACTCATCTGGCTCGCTCTATTACCAGGTTGAGAACAGCAGCCAGACCTCCCTCACCTCGGCTGCCATATACTCTCCGACCGACTTCTACGAACGTGCCACATTGGATCCAGACGGCGCCTTACGCCTTTATGTCtaccccaaaaacaacaacaacaatagcgGGTCAACCAACACGTGGACTGTCATCGGAATGCTGCCTACCAACCCCTGCCAAACGATCCAGGCCGACAACAACGGTGGTGGTGGCGCCTGCGGGTTCAATGCATACTGCAACTTTGACGACAATCAGTCGATGCGGCTCAATTGTGAGTGTGTGTTAGGATGCAAGTTCATCGATACAAATCGTACGTACTTAGGCTGCATACCAGATTTCACTGTGCAGAGCTGCGATGAGTACCAGAGCAACCAGTACATGTTCAATGAGATGCCGAACATGGATTGGCCGGGC